A part of Candidatus Methylomirabilota bacterium genomic DNA contains:
- a CDS encoding YciI family protein, protein MAKFLILARGTGEAYKNLSPQEMQQVIQKYMAWSEEMRTSGRLLHGEKLRDGGRVVRGVNGKVTVTDGPFAESKEILGGFWMVEAASYEQIQRDLANHPHLRAGSLEVREIEDMSKRG, encoded by the coding sequence ATGGCGAAGTTTCTGATACTGGCGCGCGGCACGGGCGAGGCGTACAAGAATTTGAGCCCACAGGAGATGCAGCAGGTGATCCAGAAGTACATGGCGTGGAGCGAGGAGATGCGCACGTCGGGGCGTCTCCTCCATGGCGAGAAGCTGCGGGACGGGGGGCGCGTGGTGCGAGGCGTCAATGGTAAGGTCACCGTCACCGACGGCCCCTTCGCCGAGTCGAAGGAGATCCTGGGCGGCTTCTGGATGGTCGAGGCGGCGAGCTACGAGCAGATCCAGCGCGATCTCGCCAACCATCCGCATCTGAGGGCGGGCAGCCTCGAGGTGCGCGAGATCGAGGACATGAGCAAGAGAGGCTGA
- a CDS encoding transglutaminase-like domain-containing protein translates to MLDTVPRDLAAMARVVQGLLLHEHWAPAYGVTLSDERRRESHIRPASLMLDRLLADGGRPISVARPVEARLIGVCRHFTVLLVAMLRAQGVPARARCGFGSYFNPGRFEDHWVCEYWDAADGRWTLVDAQIDDVQRAKLKLDFDLLDVPRDRFVIAGDAWARCRAGEGDPSAFGIFDMRGLWFIAGNVMRDLAALNNMEMLPWDIWGAMSRPSEPVGDDRLALFDRLSTVTSAPDAAFTELRGLYEGDKDLRVPGTVFNAVLNRQEAI, encoded by the coding sequence ATGCTCGATACGGTGCCGCGCGATCTGGCCGCAATGGCCCGTGTCGTGCAGGGCCTGTTGCTGCATGAGCACTGGGCGCCCGCCTATGGGGTGACGCTGTCGGACGAGCGGAGACGCGAGTCCCATATCCGTCCGGCTTCGCTGATGCTGGATCGTCTGCTCGCGGATGGCGGCCGGCCGATCTCGGTCGCTCGGCCGGTCGAGGCGCGACTCATCGGTGTCTGCCGCCATTTCACCGTACTGCTCGTCGCCATGCTGCGTGCCCAGGGGGTTCCCGCCCGCGCCCGTTGCGGCTTCGGCTCCTATTTCAATCCCGGTCGCTTCGAGGATCACTGGGTCTGCGAATACTGGGATGCCGCGGACGGGCGCTGGACTCTCGTCGATGCGCAGATCGACGACGTGCAACGGGCAAAGCTGAAGCTCGATTTTGACCTGCTCGACGTGCCGCGCGACCGCTTCGTGATCGCGGGCGATGCCTGGGCCCGCTGCCGCGCCGGTGAGGGCGATCCATCGGCGTTCGGGATTTTCGACATGCGCGGGCTCTGGTTCATCGCGGGGAACGTGATGCGCGACCTCGCGGCGCTCAACAACATGGAGATGCTGCCCTGGGACATCTGGGGCGCGATGAGCCGCCCCAGCGAGCCAGTGGGAGACGACCGCCTTGCTCTGTTCGACCGGCTCTCCACGGTCACCAGCGCGCCCGATGCCGCATTTACCGAGCTGCGCGGGCTCTACGAGGGCGACAAAGACCTACGCGTGCCGGGGACCGTCTTCAATGCGGTGCTGAACCGCCAGGAAGCGATTTGA
- a CDS encoding DUF6596 domain-containing protein, giving the protein MEPAAPSEVDALVEHLFRHSAGRMVSSLARRLGPARLDLAEEAVQDALVRALHTWPYGGVPVEPGAWLFQVARHRALDLLRREASLRGKIELLEGEPSPALGLDAAEDDAVGDDELAMMFMCCHPLLPRPARIALTLKTVGGFSVAEIAAAFLAEPAAIAQRLVRAKRQIREEDIPIEIPRHDEIDARLESVLDVLYLFFNEGYSVHGGENLVRAELCGEAIRLAGILAGNRRTDLPPVHALLALMLLQASRLPARVDEAGDLLLLSEQDRARWDRGLIAKGLRHLDLAASGSTMTAYHVEAAIAACHAVARDETSTDWTYVLRLYGELLALKPSPVVELNRAIALAMVEGPTAGIRAIEGIQTHPALARYSLLPAALGALWLRAGDATRAAGYYREALARPSSAPERRFLEKQLERCAAR; this is encoded by the coding sequence GTGGAGCCCGCGGCGCCGTCCGAGGTCGACGCGCTCGTCGAGCACCTGTTCCGCCACAGCGCGGGACGCATGGTCTCCTCGCTCGCGCGCCGCCTCGGTCCGGCCCGGCTGGACCTGGCGGAGGAGGCGGTGCAGGACGCCCTCGTCCGCGCGCTCCACACGTGGCCCTATGGCGGCGTTCCCGTCGAGCCGGGCGCCTGGCTCTTCCAGGTCGCCAGGCACCGTGCCCTCGATCTGCTCCGTCGCGAGGCCTCGCTCCGCGGCAAGATCGAGCTTCTCGAGGGCGAGCCGAGTCCCGCCCTGGGCTTGGACGCGGCGGAGGACGACGCCGTGGGCGACGACGAGCTGGCCATGATGTTCATGTGCTGCCACCCGTTGCTGCCGCGGCCCGCTCGCATCGCCCTCACGCTCAAGACGGTTGGCGGCTTCAGCGTCGCGGAGATTGCCGCGGCCTTCCTGGCCGAGCCTGCCGCCATTGCTCAGCGCCTGGTGCGGGCCAAGCGCCAGATTCGCGAGGAGGACATCCCGATCGAGATCCCGCGTCACGACGAGATCGACGCGCGGCTCGAGAGCGTGCTCGACGTCCTCTACCTGTTCTTCAACGAGGGGTATAGCGTTCACGGCGGAGAGAATCTCGTGCGCGCCGAGCTCTGCGGCGAGGCGATACGGCTGGCGGGGATCCTCGCGGGCAATCGCCGCACGGATCTTCCCCCCGTGCACGCCCTGCTGGCCCTGATGCTGCTTCAGGCGAGCCGTCTGCCCGCGCGGGTGGACGAGGCCGGCGACTTGCTCCTGCTCTCGGAGCAGGATCGCGCGCGCTGGGACCGGGGCCTGATCGCGAAGGGTCTCCGTCATCTGGATCTCGCCGCCTCCGGCAGCACCATGACGGCGTACCACGTCGAGGCGGCGATCGCGGCCTGTCATGCCGTGGCCCGCGACGAGACCTCGACGGACTGGACCTATGTGCTTCGTCTTTACGGAGAGCTTCTGGCCCTCAAGCCTTCGCCCGTGGTCGAGCTCAACCGAGCCATCGCGCTGGCCATGGTCGAAGGCCCCACGGCCGGGATCCGTGCCATCGAAGGCATCCAGACGCATCCGGCCCTTGCGCGCTACTCCCTACTGCCGGCGGCCCTGGGCGCGCTCTGGCTCCGCGCCGGCGATGCCACGCGCGCCGCCGGCTACTACCGCGAGGCCCTGGCCCGCCCGTCGTCCGCGCCCGAGCGCCGCTTCCTGGAGAAACAGCTCGAGCGCTGCGCCGCGCGCTAA